A portion of the Adhaeribacter radiodurans genome contains these proteins:
- a CDS encoding vanadium-dependent haloperoxidase has translation MKKILSFLLVLTLLWGCTRKQPEIQFSSRQISQVLAQMTDIMVHDVTNPPLAARFFSYACLAGYEIVAQNDSSSQSMHGILNKYPKIEKPQISGYSYQLSALLAMMETAKKMQPSGTLVEKYEQRFLDSCRRENISEEVITASLTYAQAISKNVLAYAKADKYNRISNYPRYTPTNQEGAWYPTPPGYFAPVEPYFNTVRSFTLDTCSQFKPAPPVAFSKEKSSEFYKLMQESYQEGVLLPKDHQDIAAFWDCNPFALQDNGHMLVGMKKISPGAHWLGITGIACQQAKVPFAKAMQINTLVAISLMDGFISCWDEKFRSNRIRPETAIRKYIDPRWKPLLQTPPFPEYLSGHSTISSAAAVVLTHYLGDNFKYNDTVEVRFGLPAREFKSFQQAADEAGISRFYGGIHFRDAIDNGRLQGLQVGEWVVNKVNKKANPLVVAEAK, from the coding sequence ATGAAGAAAATTTTAAGTTTTCTTTTAGTGCTAACGCTACTCTGGGGATGTACCCGGAAACAACCTGAAATTCAATTTAGCAGTCGGCAAATTAGTCAGGTATTAGCCCAAATGACGGACATAATGGTGCATGATGTAACGAATCCACCTTTAGCGGCTCGTTTTTTTTCTTATGCTTGCTTAGCCGGTTACGAAATAGTAGCCCAGAACGATAGTTCCAGTCAAAGCATGCACGGTATTTTAAACAAATATCCTAAAATAGAAAAGCCGCAAATTTCGGGTTATTCTTATCAGCTAAGTGCCTTACTGGCTATGATGGAAACAGCAAAAAAAATGCAGCCTTCTGGTACTTTAGTAGAAAAATATGAGCAGCGATTTTTAGATTCCTGCCGGCGGGAGAATATTTCGGAGGAAGTAATAACTGCTTCGCTAACGTATGCACAAGCTATTAGTAAAAACGTACTTGCCTACGCCAAAGCGGATAAATATAACCGCATTAGCAATTATCCCCGCTATACTCCAACTAACCAGGAGGGTGCCTGGTATCCTACCCCGCCAGGCTATTTTGCACCGGTAGAGCCTTATTTTAATACCGTTCGGTCGTTTACCTTAGATACTTGCAGTCAGTTTAAGCCGGCGCCACCGGTAGCATTTTCTAAAGAGAAATCTTCTGAGTTCTATAAATTAATGCAGGAAAGCTATCAGGAAGGTGTGCTATTACCCAAAGACCACCAGGATATTGCGGCTTTCTGGGATTGTAATCCTTTTGCGCTTCAAGATAATGGGCACATGCTGGTAGGTATGAAAAAAATATCGCCGGGAGCGCATTGGCTGGGTATTACGGGTATTGCCTGCCAGCAAGCCAAAGTACCTTTTGCCAAAGCCATGCAAATAAATACCCTGGTTGCTATTTCGTTAATGGATGGTTTTATTTCGTGCTGGGATGAAAAATTTCGGAGCAATCGCATTCGCCCGGAAACGGCTATTCGCAAATACATTGATCCTCGGTGGAAACCCCTCTTGCAAACTCCGCCATTTCCGGAATACTTAAGTGGTCACTCTACTATTTCATCTGCTGCGGCAGTAGTTTTAACGCATTACTTAGGAGATAATTTTAAATATAACGATACCGTAGAAGTGCGGTTTGGTTTGCCTGCCCGTGAATTTAAGTCTTTTCAGCAAGCTGCCGATGAAGCAGGTATTTCTCGTTTTTACGGCGGTATTCACTTCCGCGATGCTATTGACAATGGCCGTCTGCAAGGTTTGCAAGTAGGGGAGTGGGTGGTGAATAAAGTAAATAAAAAGGCTAATCCATTGGTAGTAGCTGAGGCAAAATAG
- a CDS encoding glycoside hydrolase family 43 protein produces MAAIYRTRIKKQLLSFILFFTIPFFVQAQELSKDEVLLFSYFKGNGDGLHFSASTDGLNWSTLKNDSIFLNPQVSKDKLMRDPCIIKGPDNLFHMVWTVSWNAKGIGYANSPDLIHWSKQQYIPVMEHEAGARNSWAPEITYDPKQKLYLIYWATTITGLYPETQSKEESGYNHRMYYTTTSDFKKFSPTKLLYEPGFNVIDATIVPNHNEYLMFLKDETREPPQKNLRIATSKKLTGPYSAAGPPITGKYWAEGPTALKLGNNWIVYFDKYTEGKMGAVTSPDLKTWTDISDKITFPAGVRHGTVFKVTRQEYEKLQ; encoded by the coding sequence ATGGCTGCTATTTATAGAACCCGGATAAAAAAACAATTATTAAGTTTTATTTTATTTTTTACTATTCCCTTTTTTGTTCAGGCTCAGGAACTTAGTAAAGATGAAGTTTTACTTTTTTCTTATTTTAAAGGAAACGGCGATGGTTTACACTTCTCCGCCAGTACCGATGGCTTAAACTGGTCTACTTTAAAAAACGATAGTATTTTTCTAAACCCCCAGGTTAGTAAAGATAAGCTTATGCGCGATCCCTGCATTATTAAAGGTCCGGATAATCTGTTTCACATGGTCTGGACGGTGAGCTGGAATGCGAAAGGAATTGGTTACGCCAATTCGCCGGATTTAATTCATTGGTCAAAACAGCAGTACATTCCGGTAATGGAACACGAAGCAGGCGCCCGCAATAGTTGGGCCCCTGAAATCACGTACGATCCCAAACAAAAATTATATCTAATCTACTGGGCAACTACCATTACTGGTTTGTATCCGGAAACGCAATCGAAAGAGGAAAGTGGTTACAACCACCGAATGTATTATACTACGACCTCCGACTTTAAGAAATTTAGCCCCACCAAACTGTTATACGAGCCCGGCTTTAACGTGATTGATGCCACTATTGTCCCTAATCACAACGAGTATTTAATGTTCCTGAAAGACGAAACGCGCGAACCCCCGCAAAAAAACCTTCGGATAGCAACGAGCAAAAAACTGACAGGACCTTATAGTGCCGCCGGACCGCCCATAACTGGTAAATATTGGGCTGAGGGTCCAACTGCCTTAAAGTTGGGCAACAACTGGATTGTGTATTTTGATAAATATACCGAAGGCAAAATGGGTGCTGTTACTTCTCCGGATTTAAAAACCTGGACCGACATTTCAGATAAAATAACTTTTCCGGCAGGCGTGCGACACGGTACTGTGTTTAAAGTTACCCGCCAGGAATATGAAAAATTACAGTAG
- a CDS encoding hybrid sensor histidine kinase/response regulator transcription factor encodes MSFRIFLAFVFLFFTISRLSAQPDQYKFIRIDNDKGLSNNQINCILEDNQGFMWFGTMTGLNRYDGNAFKTFRHDVRHATSLRDNYINAIYAGPEEKLWVVTRGGLTIYDPLTESFFPSTTRWLQKYALPDSGITKVVKDKIGDYWFVHATKGLFKYSPQTKVTQNLTESLHAGSVSDFVQDKSNDYWLIYRDGTLEKRSGKNWQVLFRNRHLGQQQVANRQGFHLFADNSNDLWIYQEDVPAGIFCFNSTTKVFQHYHRDSEKFKLNNDLVRSVIQNSDGKIWVGTDHGGVNIIDKKNNTIAYLLQNSDDESSISQNSIYSLYRNKANIIWVGTYKSGLSYYHPNNIKFPVYRYQATNPNSLPYNDINRLVEDARGNIYMGTNGGGLLYFDRKNNRFQQFQHDPKNSNSLSNNVIVGLYLDKKQNLWIGTYYGGLDKFDGKTFTHYQHNPKDPNSISDDRVWEIFEDSRNNLWVGTLGGGLELLDRKNETFRHYRMGQPKSVHSDFISSIIEDKAGNLWIGTAYGVDKLDRKTGEFIHYVNSNHSATGLSNNNIITVMEDSRGLIWMGTNEGLNIFDKKKNAFRSFRKEDGLPDNSIQGIVEDNQHTVWLATQNGISNVTVKQNSAATSFTLHFKNYDVSDGLQEKAFNNNAFLKTRSGDLLFGGSNGFNIFHPGKLEVNKRIPPVVLTDFQIFNQFVEAGDSLNGRVLLTKNINEVKEITLRHHENMFSIAFAALNFLQPEKNKYAYKLEGFNDQWLSVDNQVRKATFTNLDPGTYIFRVKASNNDGLWNATGAALRITILPPFWKTNLAFAFYILLFLAALWLARKIVQTQERLKYKLVQEREEAQRRQELDTLKIRFFTNISHEFRTPLTLILSPLEKMLKEATADGNKITQLKLIYRNARRLLNLVNQLLDFRKMEVQEIVLHPSQIDVIPFIREIAFSFSDISENKNIQFTFQTGMEHLVTNIDQDKMEKILFNLLSNAFKFTPEGGKVSVEVSVADFNNDPDRKNLVIQVKDTGIGIPPEDQENVFKRFFQSDIPGSMVNQGSGIGLAITKEFVKLHQGEITIQSAPGAGTCFTIMLPVVQEVFTPVNGNVVTSEIQTLTTGISEVKVNGTKNFGKKPVILLVEDNEDFRFYLKDNLSVFYQVVEAANGKQGWQQAVTLAPDLIVSDILMPEMDGITFSRKLKKDPRTAGIPVILLTANATEEQRLLGYETGASDYITKPFNFEILLSRIKYLIAQQVAFRTALQHKMEVKPQDIVITPLDEKLIQKAIAFTEQNIANPDFSVEELSRELGMSRVYLYKKLLAITGKAPLEFIRTVRLKRAAQLLTESQLTVAEVAYEVGFNNPKYFTKYFKQEFNELPSAYATGKRVKV; translated from the coding sequence ATGAGTTTTAGGATTTTTCTAGCTTTTGTTTTTCTGTTTTTTACTATTTCCCGGCTGTCTGCTCAGCCAGACCAGTATAAGTTTATCCGGATCGATAACGATAAAGGCTTATCTAATAATCAGATTAACTGTATTTTAGAAGATAACCAAGGGTTTATGTGGTTTGGTACTATGACCGGGCTGAACCGCTACGATGGGAATGCTTTTAAAACGTTTCGGCACGATGTCCGGCATGCCACTTCCCTGCGGGATAATTATATAAATGCTATTTATGCCGGGCCGGAAGAAAAATTGTGGGTGGTAACCCGCGGCGGATTAACTATTTACGACCCCTTAACTGAATCTTTTTTCCCGAGTACCACGCGTTGGCTGCAAAAGTACGCTTTGCCCGATTCTGGTATTACCAAGGTAGTAAAAGATAAAATCGGGGATTATTGGTTTGTTCATGCCACAAAGGGCTTATTTAAATATTCTCCCCAAACAAAAGTAACTCAAAACTTAACAGAGAGCTTGCATGCTGGTTCCGTGTCCGATTTTGTTCAGGATAAAAGCAACGATTACTGGCTAATATACCGCGATGGAACGCTGGAAAAAAGAAGTGGAAAAAATTGGCAAGTGCTTTTTCGAAACCGACATTTAGGTCAGCAGCAAGTAGCTAACAGACAAGGTTTTCATCTATTTGCCGATAATAGCAATGATTTGTGGATCTACCAGGAAGATGTACCCGCTGGTATATTTTGTTTCAACTCTACAACTAAAGTATTTCAACATTACCACCGCGACTCCGAAAAATTTAAATTAAATAATGATTTAGTGCGGAGTGTGATTCAGAACTCAGATGGTAAAATATGGGTTGGAACGGATCATGGCGGCGTAAATATTATTGATAAAAAAAATAACACAATAGCGTACCTCTTACAAAATTCCGACGATGAAAGTAGTATCAGCCAGAATAGTATTTATTCTCTGTACCGCAATAAGGCTAATATTATTTGGGTAGGTACTTACAAAAGTGGCCTTAGCTACTATCATCCTAATAATATTAAATTTCCGGTTTACCGTTACCAGGCCACTAACCCTAATAGCTTACCTTACAATGATATAAACCGATTAGTAGAAGATGCACGCGGTAATATTTATATGGGTACGAACGGCGGTGGTTTACTGTATTTCGACCGGAAAAATAACCGTTTTCAACAATTTCAGCACGATCCTAAAAATTCAAACAGTCTGAGTAATAATGTTATTGTAGGTTTATACCTGGATAAAAAGCAGAATTTATGGATTGGAACATACTACGGTGGGTTAGATAAATTTGATGGAAAAACTTTTACCCATTACCAGCACAATCCAAAAGATCCAAACAGCATTTCAGACGACCGAGTGTGGGAAATTTTTGAAGATTCCCGGAATAACTTATGGGTTGGTACTTTAGGCGGAGGGCTGGAATTATTGGATCGAAAAAATGAAACGTTCCGGCATTATCGAATGGGGCAACCTAAATCGGTACATTCTGATTTTATTTCGTCGATAATAGAAGATAAGGCCGGTAATTTATGGATTGGTACTGCTTACGGAGTAGATAAATTAGACCGTAAAACGGGAGAGTTTATTCACTACGTAAACAGTAATCATAGCGCAACAGGTTTAAGTAATAATAATATTATTACGGTTATGGAAGATAGCCGGGGACTTATTTGGATGGGCACCAACGAAGGTTTAAATATTTTTGACAAGAAAAAGAACGCTTTCCGTAGTTTCCGTAAAGAAGACGGCTTACCCGATAATTCTATCCAGGGAATTGTAGAAGATAATCAGCATACTGTTTGGCTAGCCACTCAAAATGGTATTTCAAATGTAACAGTAAAGCAAAACTCTGCGGCAACTAGCTTCACCCTTCATTTTAAAAATTACGATGTGTCAGATGGGTTACAAGAAAAAGCTTTTAATAATAATGCCTTTTTAAAAACCCGGTCCGGCGACTTATTATTTGGGGGCAGTAACGGTTTTAATATTTTTCATCCTGGTAAGCTGGAAGTAAACAAGCGAATTCCGCCGGTGGTGTTAACTGATTTTCAAATTTTTAATCAATTTGTGGAAGCAGGTGATTCGCTTAACGGACGGGTTTTATTAACTAAAAATATTAATGAGGTAAAAGAAATTACGTTGCGTCATCACGAAAACATGTTTTCGATTGCTTTTGCAGCGCTAAATTTCTTGCAACCCGAAAAAAATAAATACGCCTATAAACTGGAAGGGTTTAACGACCAATGGCTTAGTGTAGATAACCAGGTACGCAAAGCTACCTTTACCAATTTAGATCCGGGTACTTATATTTTCCGGGTAAAAGCCTCAAATAACGACGGATTATGGAATGCTACTGGAGCAGCCTTACGGATAACCATTTTACCACCTTTCTGGAAAACTAATTTAGCTTTTGCTTTTTATATTTTATTGTTTCTGGCTGCTTTATGGTTAGCTCGTAAGATAGTGCAGACGCAGGAACGCCTGAAGTATAAATTAGTCCAGGAACGAGAAGAAGCCCAGCGCCGGCAAGAATTAGACACTCTGAAAATTCGCTTCTTTACTAACATTAGTCACGAGTTTCGAACTCCGTTAACTCTGATTCTTTCGCCATTGGAGAAAATGCTAAAAGAAGCTACGGCCGATGGTAACAAGATAACGCAATTAAAATTAATTTACCGCAATGCCCGCCGCTTACTAAATCTGGTAAATCAACTACTCGACTTCCGAAAAATGGAGGTGCAGGAAATTGTTTTACATCCTTCGCAAATAGATGTTATTCCTTTTATCCGCGAAATTGCTTTTTCTTTTTCCGATATCTCCGAAAATAAGAACATTCAGTTTACTTTTCAAACCGGCATGGAACACCTGGTAACTAATATTGACCAGGATAAAATGGAGAAGATCTTGTTTAATTTGCTGTCCAATGCCTTTAAATTTACCCCGGAGGGAGGCAAAGTTTCAGTAGAGGTAAGCGTTGCCGATTTTAATAATGATCCGGATAGAAAGAACCTGGTTATTCAGGTAAAAGATACCGGTATTGGTATTCCGCCGGAAGATCAGGAAAATGTGTTTAAGCGGTTCTTCCAGAGTGATATACCCGGCTCGATGGTAAACCAGGGTAGCGGCATTGGCTTAGCTATTACCAAAGAATTTGTAAAATTACACCAAGGCGAAATTACCATACAAAGTGCTCCCGGGGCAGGTACTTGTTTTACCATTATGCTGCCTGTTGTACAAGAGGTATTTACCCCCGTGAATGGTAATGTAGTAACCAGCGAAATACAGACTTTAACTACTGGTATTTCTGAGGTGAAGGTGAATGGGACTAAAAACTTCGGCAAAAAGCCAGTTATTTTATTAGTAGAAGATAACGAAGATTTTCGGTTTTACCTGAAAGATAACCTGAGTGTTTTTTACCAGGTAGTAGAAGCCGCTAACGGGAAACAAGGCTGGCAGCAAGCCGTTACTTTGGCTCCTGACCTGATAGTAAGCGATATTCTTATGCCCGAGATGGACGGCATTACCTTCAGTCGTAAATTGAAAAAAGATCCGCGTACGGCAGGTATTCCGGTTATTTTATTAACGGCTAACGCTACCGAAGAGCAACGGCTGCTAGGCTATGAAACTGGTGCCAGCGATTATATAACTAAACCTTTTAATTTCGAAATACTACTTTCCCGTATAAAATATTTAATTGCCCAACAAGTGGCGTTCCGTACAGCTTTGCAGCATAAAATGGAGGTAAAGCCACAAGATATTGTTATTACGCCACTCGACGAAAAATTAATTCAGAAAGCCATTGCTTTTACCGAACAAAATATAGCCAACCCTGATTTTTCGGTAGAAGAGCTGAGCCGGGAATTAGGGATGAGCCGGGTTTATTTATACAAGAAGTTGCTGGCTATAACGGGGAAAGCGCCGCTGGAATTTATCCGGACGGTACGCTTAAAACGGGCAGCCCAATTATTAACCGAAAGCCAGCTTACAGTAGCCGAGGTAGCCTATGAAGTAGGTTTTAATAACCCGAAATACTTTACTAAATACTTCAAGCAAGAGTTTAATGAACTGCCTTCGGCGTATGCAACCGGCAAACGTGTGAAAGTATAA
- a CDS encoding GEVED domain-containing protein, translating to MTTFYKPLFLVVFCLWGTISLQAQNKSSIYLGKVPNVVAAYKANLTKTNAATSTSNTNKISYIIPGQAPLVLTVKNNKKEGAHEVFSGPVNNGKNNYFFLKAEGAKLSGYVILKDQKKAYEYASVSNQVYLKEVNIDKVLCLEYEPAKSKAAPAISSTTNLVGAVPDLQSLPGAKAVIYLDFDGEKVKSLYWNAGNVIDAKPADLSESEIVDVWKLISEDFRPFAVNITTSLTAYRNAPANRRMRVIFTPTDDAGPGYGGIAYVGSYTWGNDTPCWVFNSGIKGAGEAGSHEAGHTLGLSHDGRTSPLEEYYAGQGSWAPIMGVGYYVEQVQWSRGEYSKASNTENDLTIITSKDNGIGFRPDDYSNNSTNARPLVANSSGVILAANNKGIITTQADIDVFSFTVGSGAITLNVNPSPDYPNLDILSTLKNSAGTTVASAESDNMSASLTPTLTPGTYYLYVTGVRGKLGANSDYGSMGEYSISGNLLSSYCTPLVTKGCRDGDYIDSFKFNTLTNSSSGCNGQSNGYIIYPATGSLTTTVNPGQSYTLSLKSGADYPEGFGVWIDYNNNNNFSDAGEFVYQSPTAVVGETYTGKITIPTKITPGPRRMRVRAQYNTVIEAEQFCDAFEFGETEDYTITIGQPVAQSGWDVAYGGSETESFSEVIKTTDGGYLLGGYSASGQTGDKTQDSRGANDYWIVKTDANGKKVWDKRFGGNGHDYLNRLIQTHDGGFLLAGSSLSGIGGDKSQASRGDRDYWIVKIASDGVKQWDKRFGGSGYDELRKVAQLPSGDYMLAGTSDSPAGGDKSQGSQGGRDYWLVKLNNDGTKIWDKRYGGNLADNLENFLLTNDGGFLLGGASTSGQTGNKSQSSQGGEDFWLVRTDANGNQLWDQRFGGSRDDHLFSMGRLSTGEFFVAGCSSSGKEGDKSQASQGAKDFWMLKISSSGAKIWDKRFGGSNDDELRSIIRTADGGFLLAGKSASGVSGDKSQDSQGGADYWIVKLASNGSKQWDRRLGGRGAEELRNVLIAADGSYVLGGRSESGLTGDRTQNNLGGSDYWLIKIEDTSVAGSLAVANNQVTAATRLATPLEANNQLINLTAYPNPFADKMTLSFTLAKTQTVHVQIYNGQGQVVKTLYRGELQAAKHNRFTWQPSQPLKAGIYFVRVATSTKSFQQKVLLQQ from the coding sequence ATGACGACTTTTTACAAGCCTTTATTCCTGGTAGTATTCTGTTTATGGGGTACTATTTCCCTCCAGGCTCAAAACAAAAGCTCCATTTATTTAGGCAAAGTTCCGAATGTTGTAGCCGCTTATAAAGCAAACCTAACGAAAACAAACGCTGCAACAAGTACAAGCAATACAAATAAAATTAGTTATATTATTCCAGGACAAGCGCCTTTGGTGCTTACTGTTAAGAATAATAAAAAAGAAGGTGCCCACGAAGTATTTTCCGGCCCGGTAAATAATGGCAAAAACAATTACTTCTTCCTGAAAGCCGAAGGCGCTAAGTTATCGGGTTATGTTATCTTAAAAGATCAGAAAAAAGCCTATGAATACGCTTCCGTATCAAACCAGGTATATCTGAAAGAAGTAAACATTGATAAAGTTCTTTGTTTGGAGTATGAACCCGCCAAGAGTAAAGCCGCTCCAGCCATAAGTTCTACTACCAATCTAGTAGGTGCCGTTCCTGATCTGCAAAGTTTACCGGGCGCTAAGGCCGTAATATATCTCGATTTTGATGGTGAAAAAGTAAAAAGCCTTTACTGGAATGCAGGTAACGTAATTGATGCCAAACCCGCTGATTTATCTGAATCCGAAATTGTAGATGTTTGGAAATTAATAAGCGAAGATTTTCGGCCTTTTGCCGTAAATATTACTACCAGCTTAACTGCTTACCGAAATGCTCCTGCCAACCGCCGGATGCGGGTAATTTTTACGCCTACCGATGATGCTGGTCCCGGTTACGGAGGAATAGCTTACGTAGGTTCATATACCTGGGGCAATGATACGCCTTGCTGGGTATTTAATAGCGGAATAAAAGGTGCCGGCGAAGCTGGTTCGCATGAAGCGGGACACACCTTAGGGTTGAGCCACGATGGCCGCACTTCGCCGTTAGAAGAATATTATGCCGGCCAGGGATCATGGGCTCCTATTATGGGGGTAGGTTATTACGTAGAGCAGGTGCAATGGAGTAGAGGCGAGTACTCAAAAGCTAGTAACACAGAAAATGATCTTACTATAATTACTTCTAAAGATAACGGCATCGGTTTCCGTCCCGATGATTATAGTAATAATAGTACCAACGCCCGCCCGTTAGTAGCCAATAGCTCCGGAGTTATACTAGCTGCCAATAACAAAGGTATTATTACTACCCAAGCAGATATAGATGTTTTTTCTTTTACAGTTGGCAGCGGTGCCATTACGCTTAATGTTAATCCTTCTCCGGATTATCCTAATTTAGATATTTTATCAACTTTAAAAAATAGCGCGGGTACTACGGTTGCTTCTGCCGAATCTGATAACATGTCCGCCTCTTTAACGCCTACTTTAACACCGGGTACGTATTACCTCTACGTAACAGGCGTTAGAGGTAAATTAGGGGCTAATTCCGATTACGGCTCTATGGGAGAATACAGTATTTCGGGTAACTTGCTATCCAGCTATTGTACGCCGCTAGTTACCAAAGGCTGCCGCGATGGCGATTACATTGATAGTTTTAAATTTAACACCTTAACTAACAGTAGCTCGGGTTGTAACGGGCAATCCAATGGCTATATTATTTACCCTGCCACAGGTTCCCTCACCACCACCGTAAATCCTGGCCAAAGCTATACGCTCAGTTTAAAATCAGGGGCAGACTATCCGGAAGGTTTTGGAGTTTGGATTGATTATAACAACAATAATAACTTTAGCGATGCCGGAGAGTTCGTGTATCAATCTCCTACGGCAGTTGTAGGGGAAACATATACCGGTAAAATCACTATTCCAACCAAAATAACTCCGGGTCCGCGAAGAATGCGCGTGCGGGCACAATACAATACCGTAATTGAGGCGGAGCAGTTCTGCGATGCTTTCGAATTTGGTGAAACTGAAGATTATACCATTACCATTGGTCAGCCGGTAGCCCAATCGGGTTGGGATGTAGCTTATGGTGGTTCTGAAACCGAAAGTTTTTCGGAAGTAATTAAAACTACGGATGGTGGCTACTTATTAGGTGGATATTCTGCTTCGGGGCAAACTGGTGATAAAACGCAGGATAGCCGTGGTGCTAACGATTACTGGATAGTGAAAACCGATGCTAATGGTAAAAAAGTTTGGGATAAGCGCTTTGGCGGCAATGGTCACGATTATTTAAATCGGTTGATTCAAACACATGATGGCGGATTTTTACTGGCGGGTAGTTCTTTGTCGGGCATAGGCGGCGACAAGAGCCAGGCCAGCCGGGGCGATCGCGATTACTGGATTGTGAAAATTGCGAGCGATGGGGTAAAACAATGGGATAAACGTTTCGGTGGCAGCGGCTACGATGAGCTACGCAAGGTAGCTCAATTACCATCTGGAGATTATATGTTAGCTGGTACCAGCGATTCGCCGGCCGGCGGCGATAAGAGCCAGGGTAGCCAGGGCGGACGCGATTATTGGTTAGTAAAGCTGAACAATGATGGTACTAAAATTTGGGACAAACGCTACGGCGGTAATTTAGCCGATAATCTGGAGAACTTCCTTCTCACTAATGATGGTGGCTTCTTACTAGGAGGAGCATCCACTTCGGGGCAAACCGGTAATAAGAGCCAATCAAGCCAAGGTGGTGAGGACTTCTGGCTGGTGCGCACCGATGCTAATGGTAATCAGCTTTGGGATCAGCGGTTCGGTGGTAGCCGCGACGATCATCTTTTCTCGATGGGGCGTTTATCTACCGGGGAGTTTTTTGTAGCTGGTTGCAGTTCTTCGGGTAAGGAAGGCGATAAAAGCCAGGCTAGTCAGGGCGCAAAAGATTTCTGGATGCTTAAAATAAGCAGCAGCGGTGCTAAAATTTGGGATAAGCGCTTTGGCGGGAGCAACGACGATGAATTACGCTCTATTATTCGTACCGCGGATGGCGGGTTCTTATTAGCCGGTAAATCTGCTTCGGGCGTGAGTGGCGATAAAAGCCAGGATAGTCAAGGAGGTGCCGATTACTGGATAGTGAAATTAGCAAGTAATGGTAGTAAGCAATGGGATCGTCGACTTGGTGGGCGCGGAGCTGAAGAACTACGCAATGTACTTATTGCCGCAGATGGTAGCTATGTATTAGGCGGACGTTCAGAATCGGGCTTAACAGGCGACCGGACCCAAAATAACCTCGGTGGTAGCGATTATTGGCTGATTAAAATAGAAGATACTTCTGTTGCGGGTTCCTTAGCGGTAGCAAACAACCAGGTTACTGCTGCTACCCGGTTGGCTACTCCACTAGAAGCTAATAATCAATTAATTAATTTAACAGCTTACCCTAACCCATTTGCGGATAAAATGACTTTGAGCTTTACTTTAGCAAAAACTCAAACAGTGCACGTGCAAATTTATAACGGTCAGGGACAAGTAGTAAAAACCCTCTACCGCGGCGAACTACAAGCAGCAAAGCACAATAGGTTCACTTGGCAGCCTTCCCAACCTTTAAAAGCCGGTATTTATTTTGTGCGGGTAGCTACGTCTACAAAAAGTTTCCAGCAAAAAGTATTGCTACAGCAATAA
- a CDS encoding uracil-DNA glycosylase family protein — MTTFADKVIQFNATLDFTDPLPLGIRILNPFKEDQNIMPIVSSFYHKFYNDRHARHMILGINPGRFGGGVTGVPFTDSKRLKLECGIPYFGKETHEPSSVFVYDVIQAYGGPTAFYQKFYINSICPLGFTAPGKNGTEVNYNYYDNPELTEAVYEFIVQNIQKQIDLGINTDICFCFGTGKNEKFLRQLNQKYHFFETIMPLEHPRFVMQYKAKYKQFYIEKYLSAFRQAG, encoded by the coding sequence ATGACAACATTCGCCGATAAAGTAATTCAATTTAACGCTACATTAGATTTTACAGATCCACTACCGCTTGGTATTCGTATTCTAAACCCATTTAAAGAAGATCAGAATATTATGCCGATAGTGTCGTCGTTTTATCATAAGTTTTATAACGATAGGCATGCGCGGCACATGATTTTAGGCATAAACCCCGGCAGGTTTGGCGGTGGTGTTACAGGCGTTCCGTTTACGGATTCGAAAAGGTTAAAACTCGAATGCGGTATTCCTTACTTTGGCAAAGAAACGCACGAGCCCTCATCGGTTTTTGTTTACGACGTTATTCAGGCTTATGGTGGACCAACTGCCTTTTATCAAAAATTTTATATTAATTCTATTTGCCCGCTTGGCTTTACGGCGCCAGGTAAAAATGGTACTGAAGTAAATTATAATTATTACGATAATCCAGAACTTACCGAGGCCGTTTACGAGTTTATTGTACAGAATATTCAAAAGCAAATAGATTTGGGTATAAATACCGATATATGCTTTTGCTTTGGTACCGGTAAAAACGAGAAATTTCTTCGGCAGTTAAATCAGAAATATCATTTTTTTGAAACAATAATGCCGCTCGAACATCCCCGATTTGTGATGCAATACAAAGCAAAATACAAACAATTTTACATTGAAAAATATTTATCCGCTTTTCGTCAGGCAGGTTAA